One genomic segment of Microbacterium sp. ProA8 includes these proteins:
- a CDS encoding cupin domain-containing protein yields MDIEFPTAPAVVPPIVRADELRRGASRTRTFVGAEHGAGVSYFFVDNEPGQGPDIHRHPYPETWVLLEGEARITIDEKVLHAVAGDTATAPAGAWHGFKNSGTDRLRVLCIHASDRIIQEWQDAPGVLDIPTGN; encoded by the coding sequence ATGGACATCGAATTCCCCACCGCTCCCGCGGTGGTTCCCCCCATCGTTCGGGCCGACGAGCTCCGCAGGGGAGCGAGTCGCACCCGCACGTTCGTGGGCGCCGAGCACGGCGCCGGCGTGTCGTACTTCTTCGTCGACAACGAGCCGGGGCAGGGCCCCGACATCCACCGTCATCCGTACCCCGAGACCTGGGTGCTGCTCGAGGGTGAGGCACGCATCACGATCGACGAGAAGGTGCTGCATGCCGTCGCCGGCGACACCGCCACCGCGCCCGCCGGCGCCTGGCACGGGTTCAAGAACAGCGGCACCGACCGGCTGCGGGTGCTCTGCATCCACGCGTCGGACCGCATCATCCAGGAGTGGCAGGATGCCCCTGGAGTGCTCGACATCCCCACCGGCAACTGA
- a CDS encoding DUF5937 family protein produces MDRKFVDFQLAPDDLTAIRFGVSPGHELCHAVRTLLRPDEYPLQWGWMRTARSAIPREDFEVLALLIRDEGYFPDFFTTTPTWELTPEAEAERLRDIDDERFRVDMTKVLVRTEGARQAAVQRMLDHPDRARAMIAEAWLSVWNTGIAPVWTQLERLLRADIAVRSRRIAESGIGAMIQTLHDRVEWHDGAVRVAMRIWSEVVDCRGSGLVLVPSVMGATGCFVLTEPPAQPTLFYPAQGVTASWARDPAGVTSALGALLGPARARILLDAHEPRTTSQVARDTALAISTASHHLGVLRDAGLLASTRDGARVLHRRTPLGEAMVGAVL; encoded by the coding sequence GTGGATCGAAAGTTCGTCGACTTCCAGCTGGCACCGGACGACCTCACCGCGATCCGGTTCGGCGTCTCGCCGGGTCACGAGCTGTGCCACGCCGTGCGCACCCTGCTCCGGCCCGACGAGTACCCGCTGCAGTGGGGATGGATGCGGACGGCCCGCAGCGCGATCCCGCGCGAGGACTTCGAGGTACTCGCGCTCTTGATCCGCGACGAGGGCTACTTCCCCGACTTCTTCACGACCACGCCGACGTGGGAGCTCACCCCGGAGGCCGAGGCCGAGCGGCTGCGCGACATCGACGACGAGCGCTTCCGCGTCGACATGACGAAGGTGCTGGTGCGCACCGAGGGCGCCCGGCAGGCCGCCGTGCAGCGCATGCTCGATCACCCCGACCGCGCCCGCGCCATGATCGCCGAGGCATGGCTATCGGTGTGGAACACGGGCATCGCTCCGGTCTGGACCCAGCTCGAGCGGCTGCTGCGGGCAGATATCGCCGTGCGCTCCCGTCGCATCGCCGAGAGCGGCATCGGCGCCATGATCCAGACGCTGCACGACCGCGTCGAATGGCACGACGGCGCGGTGCGCGTCGCGATGCGGATCTGGAGCGAGGTCGTCGACTGCCGCGGAAGCGGGCTGGTGCTCGTGCCATCGGTCATGGGGGCGACCGGATGCTTCGTGCTCACCGAGCCGCCGGCGCAGCCGACGCTGTTCTACCCGGCGCAGGGGGTAACTGCGAGCTGGGCGCGGGACCCCGCCGGCGTGACGTCGGCGCTCGGTGCGCTGCTGGGGCCCGCGCGCGCCCGCATCCTCCTCGACGCCCACGAGCCGCGGACCACATCCCAGGTGGCGCGGGACACCGCGCTCGCGATCTCGACCGCCTCGCACCACCTCGGCGTGCTGCGGGATGCCGGATTGCTCGCGAGCACGCGGGACGGCGCCCGCGTGCTGCACCGCCGCACCCCGCTCGGCGAGGCCATGGTCGGCGCCGTGCTCTGA
- a CDS encoding ABC transporter permease, producing the protein MKKLVTHRLFWPVMALLALIVVNTIARPQFISVTVRDGELYGALIDILRNSAPLMLVALGMTIVIATRGIDLSVGAIMAVSGAVALTIIDTSGDPGGGATVAVALLVGILVALVLGVWNGFLIAVLGIQPIIATLVLMLAGRGVALLITDGFITTVTSAPYKFIATGYVIGLPFALFISVAAILVISLLERRTALGVLTESVGINPEASRLAGVRARGIVFGAYAASGVLAGMAGVLYSSNIMAADANAAGLYIELYAILAVVLGGTSLMGGKFTIAGTVVGVLTIQTLESTILFLGVPSAQAPVFFAAVVVVVVLVQSPRLHRFARGLFAARRPDGGGPSAPPPTPPTTTEQTKAEAVR; encoded by the coding sequence GTGAAGAAGCTCGTCACACACCGGCTGTTCTGGCCGGTCATGGCCCTGCTCGCACTGATCGTGGTCAACACGATCGCGCGGCCGCAGTTCATCAGCGTCACCGTGCGCGACGGCGAGCTCTACGGCGCGCTGATCGACATCCTCCGCAACAGCGCCCCGCTCATGCTGGTGGCCCTCGGCATGACGATCGTCATCGCCACCCGGGGCATCGACCTCTCGGTCGGCGCCATCATGGCCGTCTCGGGGGCGGTCGCGCTCACGATCATCGACACCTCCGGCGATCCCGGCGGCGGCGCCACCGTCGCTGTCGCCCTCCTGGTCGGCATCCTCGTGGCCCTCGTCCTGGGCGTGTGGAACGGCTTCCTCATCGCCGTGCTCGGCATCCAGCCGATCATCGCGACCCTCGTGCTCATGCTCGCGGGCCGCGGCGTGGCCCTGCTCATCACCGACGGATTCATCACGACGGTCACGAGCGCGCCCTACAAGTTCATCGCGACCGGGTACGTCATCGGACTCCCGTTCGCGCTGTTCATCTCGGTCGCGGCGATCCTCGTGATCTCGCTGCTGGAGCGCCGCACCGCGCTCGGGGTGCTCACCGAGTCCGTCGGCATCAACCCCGAGGCGAGCCGGTTGGCGGGCGTCCGCGCCCGCGGCATCGTCTTCGGCGCGTACGCCGCGAGCGGCGTGCTGGCCGGCATGGCGGGCGTCCTCTACAGCTCGAACATCATGGCGGCCGACGCCAACGCCGCAGGGCTGTACATCGAGCTCTACGCGATCCTCGCCGTCGTGCTCGGCGGCACGTCGCTGATGGGCGGCAAGTTCACGATCGCCGGCACGGTCGTCGGCGTTCTCACGATCCAGACGCTCGAGTCCACCATCCTGTTCCTCGGCGTGCCTTCTGCGCAGGCGCCCGTGTTCTTCGCGGCGGTCGTGGTCGTGGTCGTCCTCGTCCAGTCGCCGCGGCTGCACCGATTCGCCCGGGGGCTGTTCGCGGCACGCCGCCCCGACGGCGGCGGTCCGAGCGCGCCCCCACCCACACCCCCGACAACGACGGAGCAGACGAAGGCGGAGGCGGTCCGATGA
- a CDS encoding beta-L-arabinofuranosidase domain-containing protein encodes MTMQTTTTAPQAPVAPAHGRLRPLGQEEVRITGGFWGDRQAVNGRNTLAHIESRLESEGWLGNFDRAAAGTLPEGRRGREFSDSEVYKYLEALAWEIGRTDDADLETRLRAVVSRVAAAQEADGYLNTMFGRPRQGPRWSDLEWGHELYCLGHLFQAAVARERTRPGADDGLLQVAVRAADLVCAEFGPGGRDAICGHAEVEVGLAELARATGEPRYLEQARLFVDRHGRGTLRDIEWGRKYFQDDVPVRDATALRGHAVRANYLAAGAADVAVDTGDAELLGALRGQWDRTVARRTYITGGQGSHHQDEAFGEDWELPADRAYSETCAGVGSIMFSWRLLLAGGDPRHADLIERTLYNVVATSPAPDGRAFFYANTLHQRVPGVPADGDATSPRASSSLRAPWFEVSCCPPNVARTLASLDAYLATADDDGVQLHQYAPASVRTTLPDGRVVAFDVATEYPASGRIRVTSSASSGAYGRVGAAAADAPWTLTLRVPSWARGARLRFAPANGGPAEEREVEPGAVEIRRAFGAGDIVELELPMTPRISSPDPRIDAIRGCVAIERGPEVYALESVDLATAGAADVADVVLAAGTRPSERDGRVWIDVMSVGADDSAATWPYAGGGAAPRGAASVSVPLVPYHEWAERGPSTMRVWIPAAT; translated from the coding sequence CGAGAGCCGCCTCGAATCCGAGGGTTGGCTCGGCAACTTCGACCGCGCCGCCGCCGGCACGCTGCCGGAGGGGCGCCGCGGACGCGAGTTCTCGGACTCCGAGGTGTACAAGTACCTCGAGGCGCTCGCGTGGGAGATCGGCCGCACCGACGACGCCGACCTCGAAACGCGGCTGCGCGCCGTCGTCAGCCGTGTCGCCGCGGCCCAGGAGGCGGACGGCTACCTCAACACCATGTTCGGGCGCCCGCGCCAGGGGCCCCGGTGGTCCGACCTCGAATGGGGGCACGAGCTGTACTGCCTCGGCCACCTCTTCCAGGCGGCGGTTGCCCGTGAGCGCACGCGGCCGGGTGCGGACGACGGCCTGCTCCAGGTCGCCGTGCGCGCCGCCGACCTCGTGTGCGCCGAGTTCGGGCCCGGTGGCCGCGACGCGATCTGCGGCCACGCCGAGGTCGAGGTGGGACTCGCCGAGCTGGCCCGGGCGACGGGCGAGCCCCGCTACCTCGAGCAGGCGCGCCTGTTCGTCGATCGCCACGGCCGCGGCACGCTCCGTGACATCGAATGGGGCCGCAAGTACTTCCAGGACGATGTTCCGGTGCGCGATGCGACGGCTCTGCGCGGCCACGCAGTGCGTGCGAACTACCTGGCGGCGGGCGCCGCCGACGTCGCCGTCGACACCGGTGACGCCGAGCTGCTCGGGGCGCTCCGCGGCCAGTGGGACCGTACCGTCGCCCGGCGGACGTACATCACCGGCGGCCAGGGTTCGCACCACCAGGACGAGGCGTTCGGCGAGGACTGGGAGCTGCCGGCCGACCGCGCCTACTCCGAGACGTGCGCGGGCGTCGGCTCGATCATGTTCTCGTGGCGCCTGCTGCTCGCGGGCGGGGATCCGCGCCATGCCGACCTCATCGAGCGAACCCTGTACAACGTGGTCGCCACCTCCCCCGCGCCCGACGGCCGCGCGTTCTTCTACGCGAACACGCTGCACCAGCGCGTGCCCGGCGTGCCCGCCGACGGGGATGCGACCTCGCCTCGCGCATCGTCGTCGCTGCGCGCCCCGTGGTTCGAGGTGTCGTGCTGTCCGCCGAACGTCGCACGCACGCTCGCGAGCCTCGACGCATACCTCGCGACCGCCGACGACGACGGCGTGCAGCTGCACCAGTACGCGCCGGCGAGCGTGCGCACCACGCTGCCGGACGGAAGGGTCGTCGCGTTCGACGTCGCGACGGAATATCCGGCCTCGGGGCGGATCCGCGTGACCTCGAGCGCGTCGTCCGGAGCCTATGGGCGCGTGGGCGCAGCCGCGGCCGACGCGCCCTGGACCCTCACGCTGCGCGTGCCCTCGTGGGCCCGGGGCGCCCGTCTGCGCTTCGCTCCCGCGAACGGCGGTCCGGCCGAGGAGCGCGAGGTCGAACCCGGAGCGGTGGAGATCCGCCGAGCGTTCGGTGCGGGCGACATCGTCGAACTCGAGCTGCCGATGACCCCGCGCATCAGCAGTCCCGACCCCCGCATCGACGCGATCCGCGGGTGTGTCGCGATCGAGCGCGGCCCCGAGGTGTACGCGCTGGAGTCCGTCGATCTCGCCACGGCGGGTGCCGCTGACGTCGCCGACGTCGTCCTCGCTGCCGGCACGAGGCCATCCGAGCGCGACGGGCGCGTCTGGATCGACGTGATGTCCGTCGGCGCGGACGACTCGGCGGCGACATGGCCCTACGCCGGCGGCGGGGCGGCGCCGAGGGGCGCCGCATCCGTCTCCGTACCCCTCGTGCCGTACCACGAGTGGGCCGAGCGGGGACCCTCCACGATGCGCGTGTGGATCCCCGCGGCGACCTGA
- a CDS encoding MFS transporter, which produces MHTTLTDTRQRPPHTARRPSLIREAGYAYFPVALIARLPFAMMVVGILTLVVAARGSLALGGVTSAMTGLGTALVGPLLGAAADRFGQRRVLLIAGVVNSVLLGAFAWLAFAPVGDVALLAVAFFIGASMPQVAPLSRSRLVGLIARAYPAERRTSTVNGAMAYESAADEIVFVFGPVIVGLLATTLNPAAPVIGAAVLGLVFVTAFALHPTAARAAASADGVRPEQAPLREVFRARVLAPVVGALGMGLFFGAMLTSLTAFMAERGVPEQAGLVYGAMGIGSAALALGVALFPAAFTLRARWLTFAGVLVAGAVWLPFVGTVGAMAICLLVIGVGIGPTLVTQYSLAAAFSPRGRSATVMTMLGSAVVVGQSAASAVTGLVADGAGAGTALVSPLLAATVVLGAGVWNAVASRR; this is translated from the coding sequence ATGCACACGACCCTCACCGACACGCGACAGCGCCCTCCGCACACCGCCCGACGCCCGAGCCTCATCCGCGAAGCCGGCTATGCGTACTTCCCCGTCGCACTGATCGCACGCCTGCCGTTCGCGATGATGGTGGTCGGCATCCTCACGCTCGTCGTGGCGGCGCGCGGATCGCTCGCTCTGGGCGGCGTGACCAGCGCGATGACCGGCCTCGGCACCGCCCTCGTCGGCCCGCTCCTGGGTGCCGCCGCCGACCGCTTCGGCCAGCGCCGGGTGCTCTTGATCGCGGGCGTCGTCAACAGCGTCCTGCTGGGCGCGTTCGCGTGGCTCGCCTTCGCGCCCGTCGGGGATGTCGCCCTCCTCGCGGTCGCGTTCTTCATCGGCGCCTCGATGCCCCAGGTCGCGCCACTCTCGCGGAGCCGCCTCGTCGGCCTCATCGCGCGGGCGTACCCGGCGGAGCGCCGCACGTCGACGGTGAACGGAGCGATGGCATACGAGTCGGCGGCGGACGAGATCGTCTTCGTCTTCGGCCCCGTCATCGTCGGCCTGCTCGCGACCACGCTCAACCCGGCGGCACCCGTGATCGGCGCCGCCGTGCTGGGCCTGGTCTTCGTGACCGCGTTCGCCCTGCACCCGACCGCTGCGAGGGCCGCGGCATCCGCCGATGGCGTCCGCCCCGAGCAGGCGCCGCTGCGGGAAGTCTTCCGGGCGCGTGTGCTCGCACCCGTCGTCGGAGCGCTGGGCATGGGCCTTTTCTTCGGCGCGATGCTGACGTCGCTCACCGCGTTCATGGCGGAGCGCGGCGTGCCGGAGCAGGCGGGACTCGTTTACGGCGCGATGGGCATCGGATCCGCCGCGCTCGCCCTCGGCGTCGCCCTGTTCCCGGCCGCGTTCACGCTGCGCGCGCGATGGCTGACCTTCGCCGGCGTCCTCGTCGCGGGCGCGGTCTGGCTGCCCTTCGTCGGCACGGTCGGTGCGATGGCGATCTGCCTGCTCGTGATCGGCGTGGGCATCGGTCCGACGCTCGTGACCCAGTACAGCCTGGCGGCCGCCTTCAGCCCTCGCGGTCGCTCGGCGACCGTCATGACGATGCTCGGCTCGGCGGTCGTCGTCGGGCAGTCCGCAGCATCCGCCGTCACCGGCCTCGTCGCCGACGGCGCGGGGGCCGGGACCGCCCTCGTATCGCCGCTGCTCGCCGCCACCGTCGTCCTCGGTGCGGGCGTCTGGAACGCGGTCGCCTCGCGGCGCTGA
- a CDS encoding ABC transporter substrate-binding protein produces MKNRILAGAALLGALALVATGCASSGNGAGASGDGGDELVTVGFAQTGSESGWRSANTESMKEAFSEDNGFELIFNAADNDPAAQIAAVRDFISRGVDAIVIAPIVEDGWDDVLQEASDAGIPVVLEDRTVSSSDDLYASWVGLDFKKEGVTAGEWAAENFGDTPTKMVVLEGTTGSAPANDRAEGFNEAIDGTAIETIDSQTGDFTRDGGKTVMEGFLQKYGVDGIDLLYAHNDDMALGAIEAIEAAGAVPGEDIKIISIDAVHDGMQALVDGKINFIVECNPLLGELAAGLVTDVLEGNDVEKENYVEDQSFTQEQAAEVIDSRAY; encoded by the coding sequence ATGAAGAACAGGATTCTCGCCGGTGCAGCGCTTCTGGGAGCGTTGGCACTGGTGGCGACAGGCTGCGCGAGCTCGGGCAACGGAGCAGGCGCGAGTGGCGACGGTGGGGACGAGCTCGTGACGGTCGGCTTCGCTCAGACCGGGTCGGAGTCGGGCTGGCGCAGTGCGAACACCGAGTCGATGAAGGAGGCGTTCTCCGAGGACAACGGCTTCGAGCTCATCTTCAACGCCGCCGACAACGACCCGGCGGCGCAGATCGCGGCGGTGCGCGACTTCATCAGCCGGGGCGTCGACGCGATCGTCATCGCCCCCATCGTGGAGGACGGCTGGGACGACGTGCTGCAGGAGGCGTCGGATGCCGGCATCCCGGTCGTCCTCGAGGACCGCACGGTCAGCTCGTCCGACGATCTGTACGCGAGCTGGGTCGGGCTGGACTTCAAGAAGGAGGGCGTGACGGCCGGCGAGTGGGCCGCCGAGAACTTCGGTGACACCCCGACGAAGATGGTCGTGCTCGAGGGCACCACCGGCTCCGCGCCGGCGAACGACCGTGCCGAGGGCTTCAACGAGGCGATCGATGGCACGGCGATCGAGACGATCGACTCGCAGACGGGCGACTTCACGCGCGACGGCGGCAAGACGGTCATGGAGGGCTTCCTCCAGAAGTACGGCGTGGACGGCATCGACCTGCTCTATGCGCACAACGACGACATGGCGCTCGGCGCGATCGAGGCGATCGAGGCAGCAGGCGCCGTTCCCGGCGAGGACATCAAAATCATCTCGATCGACGCGGTGCATGACGGTATGCAGGCCCTCGTCGACGGCAAGATCAACTTCATCGTGGAGTGCAACCCGCTGCTCGGCGAGCTCGCCGCCGGCCTCGTGACCGACGTGCTCGAGGGCAACGACGTCGAGAAGGAGAACTACGTCGAGGACCAGTCCTTCACGCAGGAGCAGGCCGCCGAGGTCATCGACTCCCGCGCGTACTGA
- a CDS encoding sugar ABC transporter ATP-binding protein, producing the protein MRMTVNEDTPAVAMRGITISFPGVLALDDVDFTLRRGEVHSLMGENGAGKSTLIKALTGVYQIDSGTIAVDGEERVFSATADAQTAGISTVYQEVNLCANLSVGENVMLGHEPRGRAGIDWKAVHRLAAEHLAGFGLTIDTRSILSSHSIAIQQLVAISRAMVLDAKVLILDEPTSSLDRGEVERLFAVIRELRDQGVAILFVSHFLEQVYEISDRITVLRNGRLVGEHLAVDLPRDSLVSQMIGRELDELAAISRTADRVIDRTATPVLRATGIGRRGMLEPADLDIYEGEVVGLAGLLGSGRTELVRLLYGADKADTGTVEIGGRPARLTSPRHAIDHRIAFSSEDRRAEGIISDLTVAENIVLGIQAKRGWMRPVPRAERDQVVSEYIAALGVRPADPDMLVRNLSGGNQQKVLLARWLATAPQLIILDEPTRGIDVGAKADIQRKVAELSAQGLSVVFISSELEEVLRLAQRVVVMRDRRRIGELDSSTVDLDLLIDYIANEGEGSAA; encoded by the coding sequence ATGCGCATGACCGTCAACGAAGACACCCCCGCCGTCGCGATGCGGGGCATCACCATCAGCTTCCCGGGCGTCCTCGCCCTCGACGACGTCGACTTCACGCTCCGCCGGGGCGAGGTCCACTCCCTCATGGGCGAGAACGGCGCAGGGAAATCGACCCTCATCAAGGCGCTCACCGGCGTCTACCAGATCGACAGCGGCACCATCGCGGTCGATGGCGAGGAGCGGGTCTTCTCCGCCACCGCCGACGCGCAGACGGCCGGGATCTCCACGGTCTATCAGGAGGTCAACCTCTGCGCGAACCTCTCGGTCGGTGAGAACGTGATGCTCGGGCACGAGCCGCGCGGCCGGGCGGGCATCGACTGGAAGGCGGTCCACCGGCTCGCCGCCGAGCACCTCGCCGGCTTCGGCCTCACCATCGACACGCGCTCGATCCTCTCCAGCCACTCGATCGCGATCCAGCAGCTCGTGGCCATCAGCCGAGCCATGGTGCTGGACGCGAAGGTGCTCATCCTCGATGAGCCGACCTCCAGCCTCGACCGTGGCGAGGTCGAGCGCCTGTTCGCAGTCATCCGCGAACTCCGCGACCAGGGCGTCGCGATCCTGTTCGTCAGCCACTTCCTCGAGCAGGTCTACGAGATCTCCGACCGCATCACCGTGCTGCGCAACGGCCGGCTCGTCGGCGAGCACCTCGCGGTCGATCTGCCGCGCGACAGCCTCGTGAGCCAGATGATCGGACGGGAGCTCGACGAGCTCGCGGCCATCTCGCGGACGGCCGATCGCGTGATCGACCGGACCGCGACGCCGGTTCTCCGCGCCACGGGCATCGGACGCCGAGGGATGCTGGAGCCCGCCGACCTCGACATCTACGAGGGCGAGGTCGTCGGCCTCGCCGGGCTTCTCGGCTCGGGCCGCACCGAGCTCGTGCGCCTGCTGTACGGCGCCGACAAGGCCGACACGGGAACCGTCGAGATCGGCGGTCGGCCGGCTCGGCTCACGTCGCCACGACACGCGATCGACCACCGCATCGCGTTCTCGTCCGAAGACCGCCGGGCCGAGGGCATCATCTCCGACCTGACGGTCGCCGAGAACATCGTGCTCGGCATCCAGGCGAAGCGCGGATGGATGCGGCCGGTACCCCGTGCCGAGCGCGACCAGGTGGTCTCGGAGTACATCGCGGCGCTCGGGGTGCGGCCGGCAGACCCGGACATGCTCGTGCGCAATCTGTCGGGCGGCAACCAGCAGAAGGTGCTTCTCGCGCGCTGGCTGGCGACCGCGCCGCAGCTGATCATCCTCGACGAGCCCACCCGCGGCATCGACGTCGGGGCCAAGGCCGACATCCAGCGCAAGGTCGCCGAGCTCTCGGCGCAGGGCCTGTCTGTCGTGTTCATCTCATCCGAGCTCGAAGAAGTGCTTCGATTGGCACAGCGAGTCGTCGTCATGCGCGATCGACGCCGCATCGGCGAACTGGACTCCAGCACCGTCGACCTCGATCTGCTCATCGACTACATCGCCAATGAGGGCGAGGGGAGCGCAGCGTGA
- a CDS encoding sugar ABC transporter permease YjfF (membrane component of a putative sugar ABC transporter system): MTTTTQTEAGRPTLADRYATFMSRHSSLMPTFAAIVILIVLLVGAQIAFGNFITPRNMSALLLNNAYLLILAVGLTFVILTGGIDLSVGSVMAFTGILCAKLLAEGLPAIVAIPLMLLGGAAIGLLIGVLVHYFDVQPFIASLAGLFLARGLAFVVSLSSIRVEDPAVLWLQRTRLTVGDWYLTPTGILALLIVAIGVFVTQWTRFGRTIYAIGGNEQSARLMGLPVARTKILVYVISGVCGGLAGLVLTAYSGAGYPLNGVGTELDAIAAVVIGGTLLTGGSGYVIGSMIGVLVYGVIKTIIAFMGAEQSWTRIIIGGLLLVFIVVQRFIVTRSERRR, translated from the coding sequence ATGACCACGACGACTCAGACCGAGGCGGGGCGTCCGACGCTCGCCGACCGCTACGCGACCTTCATGAGCCGCCACTCGTCGCTCATGCCGACGTTCGCGGCCATCGTGATCCTGATCGTGCTCCTCGTGGGCGCGCAGATCGCGTTCGGCAACTTCATCACGCCGCGCAACATGTCGGCGCTGCTGCTGAACAACGCCTACCTGCTGATCCTCGCCGTCGGGCTGACGTTCGTCATCCTGACGGGAGGCATCGACCTCTCGGTGGGCTCCGTCATGGCGTTCACCGGCATCCTCTGCGCGAAGCTGCTGGCTGAGGGGCTTCCGGCGATCGTGGCCATCCCGCTCATGCTGCTCGGGGGCGCGGCCATCGGCCTGCTGATCGGCGTGCTCGTGCATTACTTCGACGTGCAGCCGTTCATCGCGTCGCTGGCGGGCCTGTTCCTGGCGCGCGGCCTCGCCTTCGTGGTCAGCCTCTCGTCCATCCGCGTCGAAGACCCCGCGGTGCTGTGGCTGCAGCGCACGCGGCTCACGGTGGGCGACTGGTACCTCACGCCGACCGGCATCCTGGCCCTCCTCATCGTGGCGATCGGCGTCTTCGTGACGCAGTGGACGCGCTTCGGGCGCACGATCTACGCCATCGGCGGCAACGAGCAGTCGGCGCGGCTGATGGGTCTGCCGGTCGCTCGGACGAAGATCCTCGTCTACGTCATCAGCGGCGTCTGCGGCGGTCTCGCCGGCCTCGTCCTCACGGCCTATTCGGGTGCCGGATATCCGCTCAACGGCGTGGGCACCGAGCTGGACGCGATCGCCGCGGTCGTGATCGGCGGCACGCTGCTGACGGGCGGGTCCGGCTACGTGATCGGCTCGATGATCGGCGTGCTCGTGTACGGCGTGATCAAGACCATCATCGCGTTCATGGGTGCGGAGCAGTCGTGGACCCGCATCATCATCGGCGGGCTGCTCCTGGTCTTCATCGTCGTGCAGCGGTTCATCGTCACCCGGTCGGAACGTCGCCGGTGA
- a CDS encoding DUF4287 domain-containing protein: MTFQAYLDNIETKTGLTPRQFVELAHEKGFDESTKAAPIVEWLAADYGLGRGHAMALVHVITKGPQISDKHVGTGTAHSDPSNTLWLDGKATNPNP; the protein is encoded by the coding sequence ATGACGTTCCAGGCATATCTCGACAACATCGAGACCAAGACCGGCCTCACGCCGCGGCAGTTCGTGGAGCTCGCGCACGAGAAGGGCTTCGACGAGAGCACGAAGGCCGCGCCGATCGTCGAGTGGCTCGCCGCCGACTACGGCCTCGGCCGCGGGCACGCGATGGCCCTCGTCCACGTCATCACCAAGGGTCCGCAGATCAGCGACAAGCACGTCGGCACCGGCACCGCCCACTCCGACCCGTCGAACACCCTCTGGCTCGACGGCAAGGCGACGAACCCGAACCCCTAG